A single genomic interval of Cucumis sativus cultivar 9930 chromosome 5, Cucumber_9930_V3, whole genome shotgun sequence harbors:
- the LOC101222330 gene encoding uncharacterized protein At5g39865, with the protein MGCASSHLLNHDDDFPQLGSSALTHHFVSLTSTTYGLLNLDPPSAAAPPPLPIPAKSLRSDPEVINSWELMDGLDADSFRFSLLSQSKQFALKNDIDSNKENSNPNFPTQIVESSVLRPSSRPAAAAAAAPIAIPSPVKHLLDRYETLCPPSGENRVVVYTTTLRGIRKTFEECNAVRAAIEGAGVQICERDVSMDRGFREELKELMKGRGQEAMVPPRVFIRGKYIGDGEKVLKMVEEGVLGELLEGLPKIKAGSVCEGCGNARFLPCFQCNGSCKIVMGVKKEGHHRHGSKGIVVKCPDCNENGLVLCPICS; encoded by the exons ATGGGTTGTGCTTCTTCTCATCTTCTCAATCACGACGATGATTTCCCCCAACTTGGTTCCTCTGCTCTCACTCATCACTTCGTTTCCCTCACTTCCACCACTTATGGCCTTCTTAACCTCGACCCGCCTTCCGCCGCTGCTCCACCTCCCCTCCCCATCCCTGCCAAGTCCCTTCGCTCCGATCCCGAGGTTATCAATTCTTGGGAGCTCATGGATGGCCTTGATGCTGATAGCTTTCgattctctcttctctctcaaTCTAAACAATTCGCTCTCAAGAATGATATTGATTCAAATAAGGAGAATTCCAACCCCAATTTCCCCACCCAGATCGTCGAATCATCTGTTCTCCGACCGTCGTCTCGACCTGCTGCTGCTGCGGCTGCCGCTCCCATCGCGATTCCCTCTCCGGTTAAACATTTGCTTGACAG GTATGAGACACTCTGCCCACCAAGCGGGGAGAATCGGGTGGTGGTGTACACAACAACGTTACGAGGGATAAGAAAGACATTCGAGGAGTGCAACGCAGTGAGAGCAGCGATCGAAGGCGCCGGAGTGCAAATCTGCGAGCGAGACGTGTCAATGGATCGTGGGTTCAGAGAAGAGTTGAAGGAATTGATGAAAGGGAGAGGGCAAGAAGCGATGGTACCTCCAAGAGTTTTCATAAGAGGGAAGTACATTGGGGATGGAGAAAAGGTATTGAAAATGGTAGAAGAAGGAGTTTTAGGGGAATTACTTGAAGGGTTACCAAAAATCAAAGCTGGGTCTGTTTGTGAAGGTTGTGGGAATGCAAGATTTTTACCATGTTTTCAATGCAATGGGAGCTGTAAAATTGTAATGGGAGTGAAAAAAGAAGGGCATCATAGACATGGCAGCAAAGGTATTGTTGTCAAATGCCCTGATTGTAATGAGAATGGCCTTGTTCTTTGCCCCATTTGCAGCTAA
- the LOC105435433 gene encoding protein BRANCHLESS TRICHOME: MEDEMIDDTNSPSWKLYENPFYITPSHHHHHRHHRHQTSHKSSINTNNNNQLQFYCLKFSSSSSSDLFPTKRRMDSELDLARSQIVELKTQLRYERKARKKLESLTKRLAKELDEERKQREAMEGLCQELAREISSHEAQMDLMKKEIEDERKMLRLAEVLREERVQMKLAEVKIVFEHMLSEIESGTSTTTNNTTTTTTAIFPDFSAKLKHTVADNPSVNSDNNNADGDDDESSVRESMRSSDAIACRKTGDRRSISPEMENNNPHIVRGIKGFVEFRRVVRTKGSKLSRDSEAKLECQKAQLRVLLKQKHSLRSDNLIIT, from the exons ATGGAGGATGAGATGATTGATGATACTAATTCTCCAAGCTGGAAACTTTATGAAAACCCTTTTTATATTACCCcttctcatcatcatcatcaccgTCATCATCGTCATCAAACTTCTCATAAATCCTCCATTAacaccaacaacaacaaccaaCTCCAATTTTATTGcttgaaattttcttcttcttcttcttctgatcTATTTCCTACTAAAAGGCGAATGGATTCAGAGCTCGATCTCGCCCGAAGCCAGATCGTAGAGCTCAAGACCCAGCTTCGGTACGAACGCAAGGCTCGGAAAAAGCTCGAGTCTTTGACCAAGAGACTAGCTAAGGAACTTGATGAAGAGAGGAAACAAAGGGAAGCCATGGAAGGACTTTGTCAAGAACTTGCAAGAGAGATTTCTTCTCATGAAGCTCAGATGGATCTGATGAAGAAAGAGATCGAAGATGAGAGAAAGATGCTCAG GTTGGCTGAGGTTTTACGAGAAGAGAGAGTTCAAATGAAGCTTGCAGAGGTAAAAATTGTCTTCGAACATATGCTTTCAGAGATTGAATCAGGAACATCCACCACCACCAACaacaccaccaccaccaccaccgccATTTTTCCAGACTTTTCTGCCAAACTAAAACACACGGTGGCCGACAACCCGTCTGTGAATTCGGACAACAACAATGCCGATGGCGACGATGACGAATCTTCGGTAAGAGAATCAATGAGATCATCGGACGCTATCGCGTGCAGAAAAACGGGGGATCGAAGAAGTATCTCGCCGgagatggaaaataataatccTCACATTGTAAGAGGAATTAAAGGGTTTGTGGAATTCCGGCGAGTGGTTCGAACAAAAGGATCAAAATTAAGTAGAGATTCAGAGGCGAAATTGGAGTGTCAAAAAGCTCAGCTTAGAGTTcttctcaaacaaaaacatagtCTCAGATCGGACAATCTCATTATTAcctaa
- the LOC101206776 gene encoding GDSL esterase/lipase At5g41890, translating into MFEKKMEFSKSYVVMVIVFFINFFHGGFCFTTFVFGDSLVDAGNNDYIFTLSKADSPPYGIDFKPSGGQPTGRFTNGRTISDIIGEYLGAKSFPPPFLAPISTQSDTIIYKGINYASGASGILDETGLLFLGRISLREQVKNFEESRNAMVKVKGENETMEVLKNSIFSLTVGSNDIINYIQPSIPFLQTNKPSPSDYLDHMISNLTVHLKRLHALGARKFVVVGVGPLGCIPFVRAIHFVTNEKCLEEVNQLIETYNFRLNGAVDQLNLEFGLSTMFIYANSYAVFTKIIVNYRQYGFVNAKQPCCVGYFPPFICYKDQNQSSSSFLCEDRSKYVFWDAYHPTEAANIIIAKELLDGDETITSPINIRQLYAYRL; encoded by the exons atgtttgaaaaaaaaatggagttttCTAAATCATATGTTGTGATGGtcattgttttcttcatcAACTTCTTTCATGGTGGTTTTTGTTTCACGACCTTTGTGTTTGGAGACTCGCTTGTTGATGCAGGGAATAACGACTATATTTTCACCCTATCCAAAGCTGATTCTCCACCATATGGTATTGATTTTAAACCCTCCGGTGGCCAACCCACAGGAAGGTTCACCAACGGTCGAACTATTTCAGATATTATCG GGGAATATCTTGGAGCCAAATCATTTCCTCCACCATTTCTAGCTCCAATAAGTACACAATCAGacacaataatatataaaggaATAAACTATGCTTCTGGAGCTTCTGGCATCTTGGATGAAACTGgtcttttattt TTGGGAAGGATTTCACTTAGGGAACAAGTGAAGAATTTTGAGGAGAGTAGAAATGCGATGGTGAAAGTGAAGGGAGAGAATGAAACAATGGAGGTTTTGAAGaattcaattttctctttaacaGTTGGATCCAATGATATAATCAATTATATTCAACCCTCCATTCCATTTCTCCAAACAAACAAGCCTTCCCCAAGTGATTACTTGGATCATATGATCTCAAATTTAACAGTACACCTCAAG CGATTGCATGCGTTGGGAGCACGAAAGTTCGTAGTGGTTGGAGTTGGACCGCTTGGTTGCATTCCATTCGTACGAGCGATACATTTtgtaacaaatgaaaaatgctTAGAAGAAGTGAATCAATTGATCGAAACCTATAATTTTCGGCTTAATGGAGCGGTTGATCAATTAAACTTAGAGTTTGGTCTTAGTACCATGTTCATTTATGCCAATTCATATGCGGTCTTCACGAAGATTATTGTCAATTATCGACAATATG GGTTTGTGAATGCAAAGCAACCATGTTGTGTTGGATACTTTCCTCCTTTCATTTGCTACAAGGATCAAAACCAATCATCAAGCTCTTTCTTGTGTGAGGATCGATCTAAATATGTGTTTTGGGATGCATATCACCCAACAGAAGCTGCTAATATCATAATTGCCAAAGAGCTCCTCGATGGAGATGAAACCATTACTTCTCCCATCAACATTCGTCAATTGTATGCCTATCGTTTATAA
- the LOC101222570 gene encoding probable lysophospholipase BODYGUARD 3 produces MTAMSSSSASSSSLSSSMAKSAKWVLKSIGNFTNEILSIFLFSLLDIIDIVLCFLYKMADFFFESQWKPCYCSSHKEAITSCDGNKVLVSQNNVLSLSTKLQLEEVSDTLYTRPSYLSEISKVMPFVIGSTATTAKTTVGSTFTVHSTIVEMLQDKINGGQNPRWSDCDCKPCTRWSSSPKQSLYVRSEGLTDHPREDVLFIHGFISSSAFWTETLFPNFSASAKSSYRFLAVDLLGFGRSPKPADSLYTLKEHVDMIEASVLDAYKVKSFHIVAHSLGCILALALAVKHPGSIKSLTLLAPPYYPVPKGVEPSQYVMRKVAPRRVWPPIALGASIACWYEHISRTVCLLICKNHRFWEYLTKVVTRNRIESFLVEGFFAHTHNAAWHTLHNVICGTGGKIERYLDAVRERVKCHINIFHGSDDDVVPVECSQSVKARVPTARVNIVQNKDHITIVIGRQKAFARELEQIWSNSSA; encoded by the exons ATGACGgcaatgtcttcttcttctgcttcttcttcttcactttcttcttcaatggcTAAATCAGCCAAATGGGTTCTCAAATCAATTGGTAATTTCACAAATGAAATTCTAagtatttttctcttctctcttcttgaCATCATTGACATTGTGTTATGCTTTCTTTACAAAATGGctgatttcttttttgaatCTCAATGGAAGCCTTGTTATTGTTCTTCCCATAAAGAAGCTATTACAAGTTGTGATGGGAATAAGGTTTTGGTCTCTCAAAATAATGTCTTGTCTTTGTCAACTAAACTTCAACTTGAAGAAGTTTCTGATACTCTTTACACTCGCCCTTCGTATCTCTCTGAGATATCTAAGGTTATGCCTTTTGTTATTGGTTCTACTGCTACGACGGCAAAAACTACCGTCGGATCCACGTTTACAGTTCATTCCACCATTGTTGAAATGCTTCAAGATAAGATTAACGGTGGGCAGAATCCTCGATGGTCGGATTGTGATTGTAAACCTTGTACCCGTTGGTCTTCTTCCCCTAAACAATCGCTCTACGTTCGTTCAGAAGGACTCACAG ATCACCCACGTGAAGACGTGTTGTTCATTCATGGCTTCATTTCGTCATCGGCTTTTTGGACGGAAACCCTCTTTCCAAACTTCTCCGCGTCCGCCAAATCGTCATATCGGTTCCTCGCCGTCGATCTTCTTGGCTTTGGTCGAAGCCCGAAGCCGGCCGATTCCCTCTACACACTGAAAGAGCACGTCGACATGATCGAAGCCTCCGTTCTCGATGCCTATAAAGTCAAGTCCTTCCACATCGTCGCCCATTCCCTCGGCTGCATTTTAGCCCTCGCTTTGGCTGTCAAGCATCCTGGCTCTATCAAGTCGTTAACGCTCCTTGCACCG CCATATTATCCAGTACCAAAAGGAGTAGAACCGAGTCAATACGTGATGAGGAAAGTAGCGCCACGACGGGTGTGGCCGCCGATAGCCCTTGGGGCATCAATTGCTTGTTGGTACGAGCATATCTCAAGGACAGTGTGCCTACTCATATGCAAAAACCATCGCTTTTGGGAGTATCTAACCAAAGTTGTCACCAGAAACAG AATAGAGTCATTTCTAGTGGAAGGTTTCTTCGCACATACACACAATGCCGCGTGGCACACACTCCACAACGTCATATGTGGCACTGGGGGAAAGATAGAGAGATATCTAGACGCGGTTCGTGAACGTGTGAAGTGCCACATCAACATATTCCACGGCAGCGACGATGACGTGGTGCCGGTGGAGTGCAGCCAGAGTGTGAAGGCGCGTGTACCAACAGCGCGGGTCAATATTGTGCAAAACAAAGACCATATCACTATCGTAATTGGAAGACAAAAGGCCTTTGCTAGAGAGCTTGAACAAATTTGGAGCAACTCAAGTgcttaa